In Stieleria varia, one genomic interval encodes:
- a CDS encoding GDP-mannose 4,6-dehydratase — protein MTTQKTYLVTGVAGFIASRVAAALIDQGHRVVGIDNLNDYYDVSLKNHRLDQLHGDRFGFQEIDIEDQSALTRLFDENRFDAVLNLAARAGVRYSMENPHIYMTTNAMGSLNLLEQIRRTGVSKYVLASTSSLYAGQEMPFRETLAVNTPISPYAASKKSAEAMAYAYHHLYDIDISICRYFTVYGPAGRPDMCVFRFIRWIDEGSPIELFGDGNQARDFTFVDDIASGTIAAIQPVGYEIFNLGGGGTPVSLNEMIAMLESLLGKKAQYETKPFHKADIKITAADISKAREQLGWSPQTELPEGLKACVQWHQDNKPWSQNIILP, from the coding sequence GTGACCACTCAAAAAACATACCTCGTTACCGGCGTCGCAGGCTTCATCGCCTCTCGTGTCGCCGCAGCCTTGATCGATCAAGGACACCGGGTCGTCGGCATTGATAACCTCAATGACTACTACGACGTCTCGCTCAAGAATCACCGATTGGACCAGCTCCATGGTGATCGATTTGGGTTTCAAGAGATCGACATCGAAGACCAGTCCGCGTTGACTCGACTGTTTGATGAAAACCGGTTCGACGCCGTACTCAATTTGGCCGCCCGCGCAGGCGTCCGCTACAGCATGGAGAACCCACATATCTACATGACGACCAACGCCATGGGCAGCCTCAATCTGCTGGAGCAGATTCGGCGAACGGGTGTCTCCAAATACGTTTTGGCATCGACCTCGTCGCTATACGCCGGTCAAGAGATGCCGTTCCGCGAAACCTTGGCTGTCAACACTCCAATTTCACCCTACGCGGCGAGCAAGAAATCGGCCGAAGCGATGGCGTACGCTTATCACCACTTGTACGACATCGACATTTCCATCTGCCGCTACTTCACCGTCTACGGACCCGCCGGCAGACCCGACATGTGCGTCTTTCGGTTCATCCGTTGGATCGACGAAGGGTCCCCGATCGAATTGTTCGGGGACGGCAACCAAGCCCGCGATTTTACCTTCGTCGATGATATCGCCTCCGGCACCATCGCAGCGATACAACCCGTCGGCTACGAAATATTCAACCTCGGCGGAGGCGGCACGCCCGTCTCGCTCAACGAGATGATCGCGATGTTGGAATCGTTGCTGGGCAAAAAGGCGCAGTACGAGACCAAGCCGTTTCACAAAGCCGATATTAAGATCACAGCAGCCGACATTTCCAAAGCCCGTGAACAATTGGGGTGGTCTCCCCAAACGGAATTGCCCGAGGGTCTGAAAGCCTGCGTGCAATGGCATCAAGACAATAAGCCTTGGTCACAAAACATCATCCTGCCTTGA
- a CDS encoding PEP-CTERM sorting domain-containing protein (PEP-CTERM proteins occur, often in large numbers, in the proteomes of bacteria that also encode an exosortase, a predicted intramembrane cysteine proteinase. The presence of a PEP-CTERM domain at a protein's C-terminus predicts cleavage within the sorting domain, followed by covalent anchoring to some some component of the (usually Gram-negative) cell surface. Many PEP-CTERM proteins exhibit an unusual sequence composition that includes large numbers of potential glycosylation sites. Expression of one such protein has been shown restore the ability of a bacterium to form floc, a type of biofilm.), whose protein sequence is MKAFFAIIVVTLLSFFACHRVSADVFFGFSVTGVAPTDTTPLVVNANVGDNVSVDVFYVETGADTFLNDRGLIGFDIAADYDDTFAEVTSATVNPLFNINGAVIAPAGKLVASGNWTDLFGTEGQQVFDGGGNVIFTQGRGRGQSTIQVATLEFNVKGQGITNFDLIDRDLFEENNPAIFPGSAGEVDNVGFGFATGESNLPSVDQVIFGTLAAPRLLRLSINSVTAVPEPTSFALLGLLGTGCLLRRRRSRNTLAAGCA, encoded by the coding sequence ATGAAAGCATTTTTCGCCATCATCGTAGTGACGCTATTGAGCTTCTTTGCTTGTCATCGCGTTTCTGCTGACGTCTTCTTCGGCTTCAGTGTGACCGGCGTCGCGCCAACGGACACAACACCTTTAGTCGTCAACGCAAACGTTGGAGACAACGTCAGCGTGGATGTTTTTTACGTTGAGACCGGTGCTGATACGTTTTTGAATGATCGAGGCCTGATCGGGTTTGACATCGCAGCCGACTACGACGACACGTTTGCCGAAGTCACCTCGGCGACCGTCAATCCGCTCTTCAATATCAACGGAGCGGTCATTGCCCCTGCTGGAAAATTGGTTGCATCGGGCAATTGGACTGACCTCTTCGGCACGGAAGGTCAACAGGTATTTGACGGCGGAGGAAACGTTATCTTTACTCAGGGACGCGGTCGAGGACAGAGCACGATCCAGGTTGCGACGCTTGAATTCAACGTCAAAGGGCAAGGCATCACCAACTTCGATTTGATCGACCGTGATTTGTTCGAAGAGAACAATCCGGCGATTTTTCCTGGATCAGCGGGCGAAGTAGACAACGTTGGGTTTGGTTTCGCGACCGGTGAGTCCAACCTTCCGAGCGTCGATCAAGTGATTTTCGGAACCTTGGCGGCTCCTCGTTTGTTACGACTGAGCATCAACTCAGTCACCGCCGTCCCGGAACCCACATCATTTGCTCTGCTGGGTCTTCTGGGCACCGGCTGCCTCCTGCGTCGACGCCGTTCACGCAATACGCTCGCTGCGGGTTGTGCCTGA
- a CDS encoding 4a-hydroxytetrahydrobiopterin dehydratase produces MPEPANSSTTADRLCSKQCVPCEGGVPKLDRDSAQAYLQATPHWCLSEDTQRISRAINRKNFVQVIELVNRIADLAEQEQHHPDLHVTGYRNLAIDLTTHAISGLSENDFILAAKIDRLIDEEAP; encoded by the coding sequence ATGCCTGAACCCGCAAATTCATCCACTACCGCCGATCGGCTTTGCTCAAAGCAGTGCGTGCCCTGCGAAGGTGGCGTGCCCAAATTGGACCGCGATTCCGCGCAGGCCTATTTGCAGGCTACTCCACATTGGTGCCTTTCTGAGGACACGCAGCGAATCTCTCGCGCGATCAATCGCAAGAACTTTGTCCAGGTCATCGAATTAGTGAACCGGATCGCGGACTTGGCGGAACAGGAACAGCATCACCCAGACCTGCACGTCACGGGATATCGAAATCTGGCGATCGATCTGACCACACACGCGATCAGCGGATTGAGCGAAAACGATTTCATCCTGGCGGCCAAGATCGACCGTTTGATCGATGAGGAAGCGCCGTGA